One genomic region from Salvia hispanica cultivar TCC Black 2014 chromosome 2, UniMelb_Shisp_WGS_1.0, whole genome shotgun sequence encodes:
- the LOC125203701 gene encoding non-structural maintenance of chromosomes element 4 homolog A-like, translated as MGKEEEEEEKSRTIRSCYREIENRIKENKDEIANATSNKFISIMNQVETIHTQVTKPREQVADAEALIGLTNILMDSVRSHTAVCVTPPEFVSCLIKQFGLLKRQNVLSDNSYNVSWLDIGSCISPIFMSGSGCRTMNGPMLTVLKQRKPVVRAKRARSLKRTHPEEFKIAVDLMSDTDRNIHAMFDVLKRRKKVGVESLILNRDSFSQTIENLFAMLFLVKDGRVHIYVDETGARVVAPRNGPSAEEIRTGVAANHQFIFRLDFNDWEAMKEHVPYEEVMPQRYTLGISSCSAKLNDEDGIGIPQGIPIDTQTQFVCTV; from the exons ATGgggaaggaggaggaggaggaggagaaaagTAGGACCATTCGTTCATGCTACCGTGAAATCGAAAACCGCATCAAGG AGAACAAAGATGAAATAGCAAATGCGACATCGAATAAGTTCATCTCCATAATGAACCAAGTAGAAACCATCCATACACAAG TAACAAAGCCGCGAGAGCAGGTAGCTGATGCAGAGGCCTTGATAGGCCTGACCAACATATTAATGGACTCTGTTAGATCACATACTGCAGTATGTGTTACCCCACCGGAGTTTGTTTCTTGCTTGATCAAACAATTCGGGCTGCTGAAAAGGCAAAATGTGCTCTCAGATAACTCTTATAATGTCTCGTGGCTAGATATTGGCTCTTGCATTTCTCCTATTTTCATGAGTGGTTCCGGCTGCAGGACAAT GAACGGACCTATGCTAACTGTGCTCAAGCAACGGAAGCCAGTTGTTCGTGCAAAACGAGCCAGATCATTGAAGAGAACGCATCCAGAAGAG TTCAAGATTGCTGTAGATTTGATGTCAGACACTGATCGAAACATTCATGCGATGTTTGATGTTTtgaagagaaggaaaaaagttGGAGTTGAAAGCCTCATCTTAAACAGGGATTCATTTTCACAGACTATTGAGAACTTGTTTGCAATGTTGTTCTTAGTAAAAGACGGTAGAGTTCATATATATGTAGACGAGACTGGTGCTAGAGTCGTCG CTCCAAGAAATGGTCCAAGCGCAGAAGAAATCAGGACTGGAGTAGCTGCAAACCACCAGTTCATATTCAGACTTGACTTCAATGACTGGGAG GCGATGAAGGAACACGTGCCATACGAAGAAGTGATGCCACAAAGGTATACATTGGGCATCAGTTCATGTTCTGCTAAATTGAATGATGAAGATGGTATTGGCATACCACAAGGGATTCCAATTGATACCCAGACCCAGTTTGTTTGCACGGTTTAG
- the LOC125207792 gene encoding octanoyltransferase LIP2, mitochondrial produces the protein MRGPRSIEIWKMGAVNYLEALKLQEKLTSDRKTHKIKDTLLSLQHPPTFTLGKRRTVHNVLVSEAELKAMGAELHYTERGGDATYHGPHQAILYPIISLRDIGIGARKYVENLESTMMELASLYGVKARAGETGETGVWVGRRKIGAIGVRISSGVTSHGLAFNIDPDLNYFKHIVPCGIPDKEVTSLQKEVGLGQKLPSEQVIHEQLVSCFTKIFGYTDITWRDKTSVSSDGHE, from the coding sequence atgagAGGTCCTAGAAGCATTGAGATATGGAAGATGGGTGCTGTCAATTATTTGGAGGCACTTAAGCTGCAAGAGAAATTGACATCTGATAGAAAAACACACAAGATCAAAGACACCCTTCTGTCTCTACAGCATCCACCCACATTCACTCTTGGCAAACGGCGGACTGTTCACAATGTATTGGTTTCCGAGGCTGAGCTCAAAGCAATGGGAGCAGAGCTTCACTACACCGAAAGAGGAGGCGACGCTACATATCATGGTCCTCATCAGGCCATTTTGTACCCTATTATCTCCTTGAGAGATATTGGGATAGGGGCCAGAAAATACGTGGAGAATCTTGAGTCAACAATGATGGAGTTGGCTTCTCTATATGGCGTTAAAGCTCGTGCTGGAGAAACGGGTGAGACGGGGGTTTGGGTTGGCCGGAGAAAGATTGGGGCGATTGGGGTTCGCATATCTTCTGGAGTTACATCCCATGGTTTGGCTTTCAACATCGATCCTGACTTGAACTACTTCAAACACATTGTGCCATGCGGAATACCAGATAAAGAGGTCACATCTTTGCAAAAGGAGGTGGGGCTGGGGCAGAAGCTTCCTTCTGAACAAGTCATTCATGAGCAATTGGTTTCatgtttcacaaaaatatttggcTATACTGATATTACATGGAGAGACAAAACATCGGTATCCTCGGATGGTCATGAATGA